One part of the Tunicatimonas pelagia genome encodes these proteins:
- the gldM gene encoding gliding motility protein GldM: MAGGKETPRQKMIGMMYLVLTALLALQVSNTILDRFVFIDQSLDQSAESYKVKNSGTVDRIRTAVEEAGNREEDVVVLKKAQEVRAKTNNVVNKLNEYRAAFIEKTGGEEENGTYAGGKNEDEVANLMIRQKKGDELKKTLNDYAQFVAKESGTEFEPLALDGRENPVFKDNPDQNKKSFAELNFQNTPMVAGLATLNDLKTKVLARETSALDALARQVGAADLKFDDIKVMVRPKSNVVAAGTTYEADLFIAASSSAVTPKMLVNGKPVPVEGGMGKIKFPASASKYDKDNRAEQKFKATIQIDQGANSETYEETFSYFVTKPVIQVQSQAMQALYLNCANDLQVNVPALGSTYKPSFTASGGTAIAGAKTGQVTVIPKAAKVNLSVSSNGFKIGTESFRVKPIPKPTIEVLGPGNKPVNLKQGEAANRLRSITLKAMADEDFASVLPKEARYRVVDAEIFLARGSRPIGKAKYNASNGTASLNDIIGKAKAGDRIVVDVKKVQRMNSRNEREDVRLGSSASTITVPIK, translated from the coding sequence ATGGCAGGAGGAAAAGAAACCCCCCGGCAGAAGATGATCGGTATGATGTACTTGGTACTAACCGCCCTTCTCGCCCTACAGGTAAGTAATACGATTCTAGATCGATTTGTATTCATTGATCAGAGTCTTGACCAGTCAGCTGAAAGCTACAAAGTGAAGAACAGCGGTACAGTAGATCGTATTCGCACGGCAGTAGAAGAAGCTGGAAATCGTGAAGAAGATGTCGTCGTACTTAAGAAAGCGCAAGAAGTTCGAGCTAAGACAAATAATGTAGTAAATAAGCTAAATGAGTATCGCGCTGCATTCATAGAAAAGACTGGCGGTGAAGAAGAAAACGGTACGTACGCCGGTGGTAAAAACGAAGATGAAGTCGCTAATCTGATGATACGTCAGAAGAAGGGCGATGAGCTGAAGAAAACGTTAAACGATTACGCTCAATTCGTAGCGAAAGAATCAGGTACTGAATTTGAACCATTAGCACTAGACGGACGGGAGAATCCGGTATTTAAGGATAATCCTGATCAGAATAAGAAGAGTTTTGCGGAGCTTAACTTCCAAAACACTCCAATGGTAGCCGGCCTCGCTACATTAAATGATCTGAAAACCAAGGTGTTGGCCCGAGAAACTTCGGCACTTGATGCGCTTGCGCGTCAAGTAGGAGCGGCTGACCTTAAGTTTGACGATATTAAAGTAATGGTGCGTCCTAAGTCAAACGTAGTGGCGGCTGGTACAACGTACGAAGCTGATTTATTTATTGCGGCTTCTTCTAGCGCAGTTACTCCCAAGATGCTGGTAAACGGTAAACCCGTTCCGGTAGAAGGAGGTATGGGAAAAATTAAGTTCCCGGCCAGTGCTAGCAAGTACGACAAGGACAATCGGGCAGAGCAAAAGTTTAAAGCGACTATCCAGATTGATCAGGGAGCAAACTCGGAGACGTACGAAGAAACGTTTTCCTACTTTGTAACTAAGCCTGTAATCCAGGTACAGTCGCAGGCAATGCAAGCATTGTACTTGAACTGTGCTAATGATCTGCAAGTAAACGTACCTGCTTTAGGTTCTACCTACAAGCCGTCGTTTACGGCTAGTGGTGGAACGGCTATTGCCGGAGCTAAAACTGGCCAGGTGACAGTAATTCCCAAAGCAGCTAAGGTTAACTTATCAGTGAGCAGTAATGGGTTTAAGATTGGTACGGAATCTTTCCGAGTGAAGCCAATTCCTAAGCCAACTATTGAGGTATTAGGGCCAGGCAACAAGCCAGTGAACTTAAAGCAAGGTGAGGCTGCTAATCGGTTGCGTAGCATTACTTTAAAGGCTATGGCTGACGAAGATTTTGCCAGCGTATTACCAAAAGAAGCCCGCTACCGAGTAGTAGATGCTGAGATTTTCTTAGCGCGTGGAAGCCGGCCAATTGGTAAAGCTAAGTACAATGCTAGCAACGGAACAGCGAGTCTTAACGATATTATCGGCAAGGCGAAGGCAGGCGACCGAATTGTGGTGGATGTGAAAAAAGTACAGCGTATGAACTCTCGCAACGAACGGGAAGATGTACGACTTGGCTCATCAGCCTCAACGATTACTGTTCCTATTAAATAG
- a CDS encoding PorP/SprF family type IX secretion system membrane protein — protein MKKSLIVLVFLSIGYGTSYGQQSAQFSQYMFNTLFYNPAYAGVEGVTTITAFHRTQWAGYQPTTGDIGGGINTQVISLNTPILKLRSGFGLHVVNDRIGPLTNQEAQASFAYHLGVGQGKLSLGVRVGAFSQTIDFDQYRWVDPDDRLRRAGRDSQMRPDFSAGVFYRARQFYAGIGFKHLVDTQFNLGGIDTLNNPLQNHMTVMGGFDYEPTYKLRLTPSFLVQSDLNTFSFDIGVMATYDDTMWGGLSYRQQESIIGMIGYSFFKEKSLKLGYAFDYTVVAPEAKATASHEIMVSYSLPVSSGGEKKIIRTPRFRQ, from the coding sequence ATGAAAAAATCGCTTATTGTACTTGTTTTCCTGAGCATTGGTTATGGTACATCCTACGGACAGCAAAGTGCCCAGTTTAGCCAGTACATGTTTAATACCTTATTTTATAATCCTGCCTACGCCGGCGTAGAGGGGGTTACGACTATTACCGCGTTTCACCGCACCCAATGGGCAGGCTACCAACCTACCACCGGCGATATTGGTGGAGGTATCAACACCCAAGTAATTAGCCTTAACACCCCAATTCTAAAGTTAAGAAGCGGTTTTGGACTGCATGTTGTCAACGACCGAATCGGACCACTCACTAATCAAGAAGCTCAAGCCTCTTTTGCTTATCATTTAGGAGTAGGGCAAGGCAAGCTTAGTTTGGGTGTTCGCGTGGGAGCTTTCTCCCAAACTATTGATTTTGACCAATACCGTTGGGTAGACCCTGATGATCGGCTTCGCCGGGCTGGTCGGGATTCGCAGATGCGCCCCGATTTTTCGGCAGGAGTGTTTTATCGTGCCCGTCAATTCTACGCCGGAATTGGCTTCAAACATCTGGTAGATACGCAATTTAATCTCGGAGGAATAGATACGCTGAACAATCCACTACAAAATCATATGACAGTTATGGGTGGTTTCGACTATGAACCAACCTATAAATTGCGATTGACACCATCATTCTTAGTACAGTCTGATTTGAATACCTTCTCATTTGATATTGGGGTAATGGCAACCTACGATGATACTATGTGGGGAGGATTATCGTATCGACAGCAAGAATCAATAATAGGTATGATTGGGTACAGCTTCTTCAAAGAGAAGTCACTGAAGTTAGGATATGCATTTGATTATACTGTGGTGGCTCCGGAAGCTAAAGCTACCGCATCCCATGAGATTATGGTTAGCTACAGCCTACCGGTTTCTTCTGGTGGCGAAAAGAAAATAATAAGAACCCCACGCTTTAGACAATAA
- a CDS encoding BamA/TamA family outer membrane protein — MRVLILTITYWLTLGISVATAQWQLQIESSETELALLQPYFSKEGFPSQAEAHQAAKGVIADLQQAGYFQAHLEPLPLTDSLVYRAKIHPEKPFRWAYLQPGNLDPLMQAHSGYRDELFLQQPFRYADFQKLVENCLEYSENNGYPFASIRLRNVEIKHQEVSATLDYQSGPLIRFGELNIQGTDKINPEFLEAYLGIRTGTVYSEKKIAQLTSRLQKLPFLSLSGPIETQFQNEVADIFLSLAYQASSQVDGILSVLPAEGQSRGLLLTGELNVLLRNLGRSGKVFALNWQRLQIASQQLSLRYSHPNVLRSPLGVEINFNLLKEDTLFLNQRANLALSYLVGGNHRIEVFGDWRSSRLIGENTAITNNLVPSLANTAVRGGGVGYSYSQVDEQLFPRRGHLLAVKGRLGQKTTSFWMTEPIQVGQLTQQSQASLQWAGELSFTQYYMLGTSLGIYNRLQAAGLADAQLFTNELYRLGGLRNLRGFVDNAFFVSQYALNNLELRWLLEPESAVPSYLFAFYDQAWLKQQGQEHDTTDIPLGIGAGVSISTRAGLFSLVYALGKSQNQTLHFSASKVHFGYISRF, encoded by the coding sequence ATGCGGGTTTTAATACTCACTATAACGTATTGGCTTACCTTAGGAATCAGTGTGGCCACTGCCCAATGGCAATTGCAGATAGAGAGCAGCGAGACCGAATTGGCACTGTTACAGCCTTATTTTTCCAAGGAAGGTTTTCCCAGTCAAGCCGAGGCCCATCAGGCGGCAAAAGGTGTAATTGCTGATCTACAACAAGCAGGCTACTTTCAGGCACATCTTGAACCGCTTCCCCTAACGGATAGTCTGGTTTACCGAGCCAAAATTCATCCTGAAAAACCGTTTCGGTGGGCGTATCTCCAACCGGGTAATCTAGATCCACTCATGCAAGCTCACTCGGGTTACCGTGATGAGCTTTTTTTGCAGCAGCCCTTTCGCTACGCTGATTTTCAAAAGCTAGTAGAAAACTGCCTGGAGTATTCCGAAAATAATGGTTATCCATTTGCTTCAATACGATTGAGAAACGTCGAAATCAAGCATCAAGAAGTTTCCGCCACCCTAGACTATCAATCTGGCCCACTGATCCGCTTTGGCGAATTGAACATCCAGGGTACGGATAAAATTAACCCGGAATTTCTGGAAGCTTACTTAGGCATTCGTACCGGAACGGTTTACAGCGAAAAGAAAATTGCTCAGCTTACCTCCCGATTGCAAAAGCTGCCCTTTTTATCGTTAAGTGGACCCATCGAAACGCAGTTTCAGAACGAAGTGGCCGACATCTTTCTGTCACTAGCTTATCAAGCAAGTAGCCAAGTAGACGGTATACTTTCGGTACTGCCTGCCGAAGGACAGAGCAGAGGATTGCTCTTGACAGGCGAGTTAAACGTTTTACTGCGCAATCTGGGGCGCTCGGGTAAAGTGTTTGCGCTGAACTGGCAGCGGCTGCAAATAGCTTCCCAGCAGTTATCATTAAGGTATAGTCACCCCAATGTATTACGGTCACCTTTAGGGGTAGAGATCAATTTCAATTTGCTGAAGGAAGATACGCTTTTTTTAAATCAGCGAGCGAATTTGGCTCTTTCTTACTTAGTAGGTGGAAATCACCGCATTGAAGTGTTCGGCGACTGGCGTAGTAGCCGACTCATCGGGGAAAATACGGCAATCACTAACAATCTTGTTCCATCGCTGGCCAATACCGCGGTTAGGGGTGGGGGAGTGGGTTATAGCTACAGTCAGGTTGATGAGCAGCTATTTCCCCGACGGGGGCACCTTTTGGCAGTAAAGGGACGACTAGGACAGAAGACTACCTCATTTTGGATGACTGAACCCATTCAAGTTGGTCAGCTAACTCAGCAATCGCAAGCTAGTTTACAGTGGGCGGGCGAACTTTCTTTTACTCAATATTACATGCTCGGAACATCGTTAGGAATATATAACCGATTGCAGGCTGCGGGTTTGGCCGATGCTCAACTATTTACCAATGAACTATATCGGTTGGGTGGTCTGAGAAACTTGCGAGGATTTGTTGATAACGCATTTTTTGTATCGCAATACGCACTTAATAATCTCGAATTACGTTGGCTACTGGAACCCGAAAGCGCGGTTCCTTCGTATTTGTTCGCATTTTACGATCAAGCTTGGCTTAAGCAGCAGGGACAAGAACATGATACGACAGATATTCCTTTAGGAATAGGAGCGGGGGTTAGCATAAGCACGCGAGCAGGCTTATTCAGTTTGGTGTACGCTCTGGGGAAATCCCAAAACCAAACATTACACTTTTCGGCTTCTAAGGTACATTTTGGCTATATTAGCCGTTTCTAA
- a CDS encoding ABC transporter substrate-binding protein: MKLSLALDWSPNSLHAGYLVAEAQGLYKEESLDVTFINPEDDNYATTPAKKLANKEAHLAITPSESVISFNTLKESIPLTAVAAALQKDASTIVVRADSTVERPAQLDGKVFASYNARFEDDIVRQLVKSDGGRGDIQISNPAYLEMWRTVADRSADATWIFLPWEGPKAELEQNLSFRSFVLSDYGIPYGYSPLLITHTDFVTEEAEAIQAFLRAAEKGWRYVAENPEKSAELLHEHFDHANWQNLPMIKKSLQMLAPYILSDDGQWGFMDGTRWLDFVAWMIKTKVLKDVNGVPMNIGQIDTSTFYTNDFFK; encoded by the coding sequence ATGAAACTATCCCTAGCCCTAGATTGGTCGCCCAACAGCTTACACGCCGGTTACTTGGTAGCCGAAGCTCAAGGATTATATAAAGAAGAATCGTTGGACGTTACCTTCATCAACCCTGAAGACGATAATTATGCTACCACTCCTGCCAAGAAACTAGCGAACAAGGAAGCGCATTTAGCAATTACTCCGTCGGAGAGCGTAATTAGTTTTAATACACTGAAAGAATCAATCCCACTAACGGCAGTAGCGGCGGCTTTACAGAAAGATGCGAGCACGATTGTTGTTCGGGCTGATAGTACTGTTGAACGTCCGGCTCAGCTCGATGGGAAGGTTTTTGCCTCGTACAATGCCCGGTTTGAAGATGATATTGTGCGTCAACTTGTCAAAAGCGATGGTGGGCGGGGTGATATTCAAATTTCCAATCCGGCCTATCTGGAGATGTGGCGTACCGTGGCAGATCGGTCAGCGGATGCTACCTGGATATTTTTACCCTGGGAAGGCCCCAAAGCCGAGCTTGAGCAAAATTTATCGTTTCGGTCATTTGTTTTGAGTGACTACGGTATTCCCTACGGTTATTCCCCCTTGTTAATTACCCATACTGACTTTGTTACTGAAGAAGCAGAAGCAATTCAGGCATTTTTACGAGCCGCTGAGAAAGGTTGGCGTTATGTTGCCGAAAACCCAGAAAAATCAGCTGAATTATTACACGAGCATTTCGATCATGCTAACTGGCAAAACCTGCCGATGATCAAAAAATCACTGCAAATGCTGGCTCCGTACATTTTATCTGATGATGGTCAGTGGGGTTTTATGGATGGTACTCGTTGGCTGGATTTTGTGGCGTGGATGATTAAAACCAAAGTTCTGAAGGATGTGAACGGCGTTCCGATGAACATTGGGCAGATTGATACCTCCACGTTCTACACCAATGATTTCTTCAAGTAG
- a CDS encoding SUMF1/EgtB/PvdO family nonheme iron enzyme encodes MCKIIRCSSAVLSICALFALQGCGLFGGGGDDFGQLVGVQGREYDGMPTPYGMVKIPAGTFHMGQADEDPIATQVSFNKQITIGGFFMDDTEITNNEYRQFIQELQEGEGEYEFLVGKGANFVEEELYPDTTVWQRNYTHHMGDPLVQYYYSHPAFDNYPVVGIDWEAAKVFCQWRTAYLNEYRESNGMFIMPNFRLPSEAEWEYAARGGRDMAKYPWGGPYIRNSKGCMLANFKPGRGNYFDDGFAYTAPVAAYFANDFGLYDISGNVSEWCEDAWNPASTAIVWDLNPTYNDPNEFRKVVRGGSWKDVSFFLQTGARTFEYKDSTTAYIGFRCAMTYIGRSSGNEFN; translated from the coding sequence ATGTGTAAAATTATTCGATGCAGCAGTGCTGTCTTATCCATCTGTGCGCTATTTGCGTTACAGGGCTGTGGCCTCTTCGGAGGTGGAGGTGATGACTTCGGACAGCTGGTTGGCGTACAGGGCCGCGAATATGATGGCATGCCTACCCCGTACGGCATGGTGAAAATTCCGGCCGGAACGTTCCATATGGGACAAGCCGACGAAGACCCTATTGCTACGCAAGTGAGCTTTAATAAGCAAATCACTATCGGGGGCTTTTTTATGGATGATACCGAAATTACTAATAATGAGTATCGTCAATTTATCCAAGAACTTCAGGAGGGCGAAGGTGAGTACGAATTCCTAGTAGGAAAAGGTGCCAACTTTGTTGAAGAAGAGCTTTATCCTGATACTACAGTATGGCAGCGCAATTATACCCACCACATGGGTGATCCGCTGGTACAGTACTATTACTCTCACCCTGCTTTTGACAATTACCCAGTAGTGGGAATTGATTGGGAAGCTGCTAAAGTTTTCTGCCAATGGCGAACAGCTTATCTAAATGAGTATCGGGAGAGCAATGGTATGTTCATCATGCCGAACTTCCGACTTCCTTCTGAGGCTGAGTGGGAGTACGCTGCCCGCGGTGGACGCGATATGGCGAAATACCCTTGGGGTGGACCCTATATCCGAAATTCAAAAGGTTGTATGCTGGCAAACTTTAAGCCGGGGCGAGGAAACTACTTTGATGATGGTTTTGCCTACACTGCTCCAGTAGCTGCTTACTTCGCCAACGATTTCGGCTTATACGATATATCCGGTAATGTAAGTGAATGGTGCGAAGATGCCTGGAATCCGGCTTCTACCGCTATTGTGTGGGATTTGAACCCAACCTACAACGACCCTAACGAATTCCGGAAGGTAGTCCGTGGTGGATCTTGGAAAGATGTATCGTTTTTCCTACAAACCGGAGCGCGTACTTTTGAGTACAAAGATTCTACTACCGCTTACATCGGCTTCCGTTGTGCAATGACGTACATTGGCCGTTCATCAGGTAATGAATTCAACTAA
- a CDS encoding uroporphyrinogen-III synthase: MSDSKINSERLFPVNSILVSQPEPQNGKSPYFDLAEKYDIQVDFRPFIEVKPVNVKDFRKQKIEILDHTAIIFTSRNAVDHFFNICAELKIEMPSDMKYFCISEQTANYLQKYIVIRKRKIFTGFRTAQDLIEILKKHKDEKYLFPCSSIRKNDIPDFLKNGGYKHTEAVMYETVAADLSDLEDVYYDIIAFFSPSGINSLLVNFPDFKQNKTRIAAFGPTTASAVRDAGLVLDIQAPMPNAPSMTGALEVYIKEANKKLQQEVGK, from the coding sequence ATGAGTGATAGTAAGATTAACAGTGAAAGACTTTTTCCAGTAAACAGTATTCTCGTATCCCAGCCTGAGCCACAAAACGGTAAATCACCCTACTTTGACCTAGCTGAAAAATACGATATTCAAGTAGACTTCCGCCCTTTTATTGAGGTAAAACCAGTTAATGTAAAAGATTTTCGCAAGCAAAAGATAGAGATACTTGATCATACGGCAATTATCTTTACAAGTCGCAATGCGGTAGATCATTTCTTTAATATTTGCGCGGAGTTGAAAATAGAGATGCCCTCCGATATGAAGTATTTTTGCATATCGGAGCAAACGGCCAACTACTTGCAAAAGTATATCGTTATTCGCAAGCGCAAGATTTTTACTGGTTTTCGCACCGCGCAAGATTTAATCGAGATATTGAAGAAGCACAAAGATGAAAAGTACTTGTTTCCGTGTTCTAGCATCCGAAAAAATGATATTCCTGATTTTCTGAAAAATGGCGGTTACAAACATACGGAAGCCGTTATGTACGAAACAGTCGCTGCTGACTTATCCGATTTGGAAGATGTTTATTACGATATCATTGCGTTCTTTAGTCCGTCAGGTATCAACTCTCTTTTGGTAAATTTCCCGGATTTTAAGCAGAATAAGACCCGTATTGCCGCATTTGGCCCTACCACCGCCAGTGCTGTTCGTGATGCAGGTCTGGTTCTGGACATTCAAGCCCCCATGCCCAATGCCCCATCTATGACGGGAGCCCTCGAAGTTTATATAAAAGAAGCAAACAAAAAGCTACAACAAGAAGTGGGAAAATAA
- a CDS encoding DUF4271 domain-containing protein, whose product MNKTTARYGTVRVTHKVMTTKNSLLLSVLFFLSIPLWGQSPELASEYFVVKDLRQDWLTVDEANRYVPYVAGQKKGAVVGLPLNLTRFRGNQLRCCVPRNSSLLINQQLVKNFDRSDCIFLDIDSLRNHHAETVFLTIFQGQKDFDHVSVEIINFGQDLAEENPVVARAAAIKMNFFGMGLLTLLIFYAILKHQYGKNFKIIYNISRIFSSKVREDDTRVRLVTEANIAFLIHYCLLIAFLLIIVVPPTIELPFTTSYISFPPVSFSQYLLLWVELAVIVLVIILVKYLLLMLLGSLFRLRAMKYLHMFDFMRMSLVFWTAVFIAVICFFPNLQFNTEIYLQGLIYGFLLFALVRVIILYFRLAQNASFRNIYLFSYICVAEILPLLAGLELLIG is encoded by the coding sequence ATGAATAAAACAACTGCCAGGTACGGTACGGTTCGTGTGACACACAAAGTAATGACCACTAAGAATAGCCTGTTATTGAGCGTTTTATTTTTCCTGAGTATTCCACTGTGGGGGCAGTCACCAGAGTTGGCATCCGAATACTTTGTGGTAAAAGATCTGCGTCAAGATTGGCTTACAGTAGATGAAGCCAACCGCTACGTTCCCTACGTTGCCGGACAGAAAAAAGGGGCGGTAGTAGGTTTGCCCCTAAACTTGACTCGTTTTCGCGGAAATCAGCTTCGCTGCTGTGTACCGCGTAATAGCTCCTTGCTGATTAACCAGCAATTAGTTAAGAATTTTGATCGTTCTGACTGCATATTTCTTGACATTGACAGTCTGCGAAACCATCATGCCGAAACGGTTTTCCTCACCATTTTCCAAGGGCAGAAAGATTTTGACCACGTAAGTGTAGAAATTATAAACTTCGGTCAGGACTTGGCTGAAGAAAATCCGGTGGTGGCGCGAGCGGCAGCTATTAAGATGAACTTCTTCGGAATGGGACTGCTAACCTTATTGATTTTCTACGCGATACTTAAACATCAGTATGGAAAGAATTTCAAGATAATATATAATATTTCACGTATTTTTTCTTCTAAAGTGCGGGAAGATGATACTCGGGTTAGGTTAGTAACGGAAGCAAATATTGCCTTTCTTATTCATTACTGCCTATTGATTGCTTTCCTACTAATTATTGTGGTTCCGCCTACGATTGAACTCCCTTTTACTACCTCCTATATTTCATTTCCTCCGGTTAGCTTTTCCCAGTATCTATTGCTCTGGGTAGAGCTTGCAGTTATTGTGCTCGTTATCATCTTAGTCAAGTACTTGCTGCTAATGCTGCTAGGCTCTTTGTTTCGCTTACGAGCTATGAAATATTTGCATATGTTTGATTTTATGCGAATGTCGCTAGTGTTCTGGACAGCAGTATTTATCGCTGTGATCTGCTTCTTCCCCAATCTTCAGTTCAACACCGAAATCTATCTACAAGGCTTGATTTATGGGTTTTTGCTATTTGCACTAGTCCGGGTAATCATCTTATATTTTCGCTTGGCTCAGAATGCCTCGTTTAGAAATATATATTTATTTTCATACATTTGTGTTGCAGAAATCCTGCCGCTACTGGCTGGGCTTGAGTTACTTATAGGTTAA
- the gldL gene encoding gliding motility protein GldL yields MAKKKGGFSELLYGSIMPKIYGIGAAVVIVGAMFKILHLPGAGIMLGVGLTTEAIIFLFSAFEPKHAEYDWSLVYPELAGDTQATTRKQISNGKGDSVSNKLDNMLEKSKVGGELIDSLGRGMKNLSESVNKIGTITDAAVATNDYAKNVKAASQSLTNMNKSYETTITAMSEMTTASKDAKEYHAQVQTVTKNLASLNAVYEMELQDANSHLKSMNKFYANLSGAMENVAEASKDAEQFRTNFSSLTGNIASLNKVYGNMLNAMKA; encoded by the coding sequence ATGGCAAAGAAAAAAGGTGGATTTTCAGAATTATTATACGGTAGCATCATGCCCAAAATTTACGGAATTGGAGCGGCTGTCGTAATTGTTGGGGCAATGTTTAAGATTCTACACTTGCCCGGTGCAGGAATTATGCTCGGGGTAGGTCTTACTACTGAGGCAATTATCTTCTTGTTTAGTGCATTTGAGCCTAAGCACGCTGAGTACGATTGGTCACTGGTTTACCCTGAATTAGCGGGTGATACCCAAGCGACTACCCGTAAGCAAATTTCTAACGGAAAAGGCGACTCTGTTTCTAATAAGTTAGATAACATGCTGGAGAAGTCTAAAGTTGGTGGTGAGCTAATTGACAGCTTAGGACGAGGTATGAAAAACTTGTCTGAGTCAGTTAACAAAATCGGTACTATTACCGATGCTGCGGTAGCCACGAACGATTACGCGAAAAACGTGAAAGCTGCTTCTCAGTCACTAACAAACATGAACAAGTCGTACGAAACTACAATTACGGCTATGTCAGAAATGACTACAGCTAGCAAAGATGCTAAGGAGTATCACGCTCAGGTACAAACTGTAACGAAGAATTTAGCTTCGCTAAATGCAGTGTACGAGATGGAGCTTCAGGATGCCAATAGTCACTTAAAGTCAATGAACAAGTTCTACGCTAACTTGAGTGGGGCTATGGAAAATGTGGCTGAAGCGAGTAAAGATGCCGAGCAGTTCCGTACTAACTTCTCATCGTTGACTGGCAACATTGCTTCCCTGAATAAGGTGTACGGCAACATGTTGAACGCAATGAAGGCGTAA
- a CDS encoding ABC transporter substrate-binding protein: MKLKVALDWTPNVIHAGMYLAQIDNLWGGSDLEVEYISVEIDNYQKKTTQRLAEGEVHIALSPSEHLLDFRLLQKEQHPIKAIATVMQQETSAFVTLPDSGITRPAQLDGKTYGGYKTQLEKELLTNLIQQDGGQGDIDLVTPPRLEVFEAFLQQQFDTAWVFVPWEGVIAERRGKKLNAFHLHDYQIPYGYSPILMVREDVLEAEKESFQAFLTAVGKGYQQAANNPEETAQKLVENVNHPNFEDIDFITQAMQVIAPSFLNEQQQWGTMKPERWSAYVQWLSDHKLLNRYDNSPLSAEQITTRSLYTNKLLND; the protein is encoded by the coding sequence ATGAAGCTAAAAGTAGCCCTAGACTGGACACCCAACGTAATTCATGCCGGAATGTATCTGGCTCAGATTGATAATTTGTGGGGAGGTAGCGATTTGGAAGTAGAATATATTTCCGTAGAAATTGATAACTATCAGAAGAAAACAACTCAGCGATTAGCTGAGGGAGAAGTGCATATTGCGCTAAGTCCTTCGGAGCATCTGCTGGATTTTCGACTGCTACAAAAAGAGCAGCATCCAATTAAAGCCATCGCTACGGTAATGCAGCAAGAAACCAGCGCGTTTGTGACTTTACCGGATAGTGGAATCACCCGCCCAGCTCAGCTAGATGGAAAAACCTACGGTGGCTACAAAACGCAGTTGGAAAAAGAGTTGCTTACTAACCTAATTCAGCAAGATGGGGGACAAGGTGATATTGATTTGGTTACTCCACCGAGGTTAGAAGTCTTTGAAGCCTTTCTTCAGCAGCAATTTGACACCGCCTGGGTATTTGTGCCCTGGGAAGGCGTAATTGCGGAGCGAAGAGGTAAAAAATTGAACGCATTCCATTTGCACGATTATCAAATTCCCTACGGCTATTCACCTATTCTAATGGTACGGGAGGACGTACTGGAAGCTGAGAAAGAATCCTTTCAAGCTTTTTTGACAGCAGTAGGAAAAGGGTATCAGCAGGCGGCGAATAACCCGGAAGAAACTGCCCAAAAGCTGGTAGAAAATGTAAATCACCCGAATTTTGAAGATATAGATTTTATTACCCAAGCCATGCAAGTTATCGCCCCTAGCTTCTTGAACGAACAGCAACAGTGGGGAACAATGAAACCTGAACGCTGGAGTGCTTACGTTCAGTGGCTAAGCGACCACAAACTGCTCAACCGCTACGATAATAGCCCACTATCCGCCGAACAAATTACTACACGCTCACTTTACACTAATAAATTGCTAAATGACTGA